One Cryobacterium roopkundense genomic region harbors:
- the murQ gene encoding N-acetylmuramic acid 6-phosphate etherase, with the protein MADERPNHAALRDSLALLATEQVNERYPDLDRLSTAELVQAMNEQDAGVAAAVAAVTPQITAAVDGIAARMGSGGRLIYIGAGTAGRMGILDASETPPTFGTDPSLVVGVIAGGPGAVHTAVENAEDSASAGANDLRALGLGAGDAVVGISASGRTPYAVGALEYASSVGAFTAGVSCNAGSALGRAASVAIDVVVGPEILTGSTRLKAGTAQKMVLNMLSTITMVRLGKTYGNLMVDMRATNEKLRARAERTVMLATEADAAAASQALADTEGSVKAAILVLSTGVTPLAATLLLAGHHGFLREAIADAPSIGGRTARVA; encoded by the coding sequence GTGGCTGACGAACGCCCCAACCACGCCGCCCTGCGCGACTCCCTCGCCCTGCTCGCCACGGAGCAGGTGAACGAGCGCTACCCCGACCTCGACCGGCTCTCCACCGCCGAACTCGTGCAGGCCATGAACGAACAGGACGCCGGGGTCGCCGCGGCCGTGGCCGCGGTCACTCCTCAGATCACCGCAGCCGTGGACGGCATCGCCGCCCGCATGGGCAGCGGCGGCCGGCTGATCTACATCGGCGCTGGCACGGCCGGGCGTATGGGAATCCTCGACGCGAGCGAAACGCCGCCCACGTTCGGCACAGACCCCTCGCTCGTTGTCGGCGTGATCGCCGGCGGCCCTGGCGCCGTGCACACCGCGGTGGAGAACGCCGAAGACAGCGCGAGCGCCGGCGCGAACGACCTGCGCGCGCTCGGCCTCGGCGCCGGCGACGCCGTGGTGGGCATCTCGGCCTCCGGCCGCACGCCCTACGCGGTGGGCGCCCTCGAATACGCCTCGTCGGTGGGAGCGTTCACGGCCGGGGTCTCGTGCAACGCCGGGTCGGCGCTCGGCCGGGCGGCATCCGTTGCCATCGACGTGGTCGTCGGACCCGAAATTCTCACCGGGTCTACCCGGCTGAAGGCTGGCACGGCGCAGAAGATGGTGCTCAACATGCTCAGCACCATCACCATGGTGCGGCTCGGCAAGACCTACGGCAACCTGATGGTGGACATGCGGGCCACGAACGAGAAGCTGCGGGCGCGCGCCGAACGCACCGTGATGCTCGCCACCGAAGCGGATGCCGCCGCCGCGTCCCAGGCGCTGGCCGACACCGAGGGCTCGGTGAAGGCCGCCATCCTCGTGCTGAGCACCGGTGTGACGCCGCTCGCCGCTACGCTTCTCTTGGCCGGTCATCACGGTTTTCTCCGCGAGGCCATCGCGGACGCACCCTCGATCGGCGGAAGGACAGCCCGTGTCGCCTAA
- a CDS encoding MurR/RpiR family transcriptional regulator, whose translation MSPNALLTLRQALPGLSATETRIAQAVIESPALVVNRTITQLATDCGTSPGTVARFCQKLGFSGYREFRIAVAADASREQAQRDRFEVADGEINRTDSAEEVVAKIAYQEVLAIEETAKALDLATLDLVSAAIAASGRIDVYGFGSSGLTAQDLQQKLYRIGLAATCFSDMHLALSSAALQRPGGVAVGISHSGLTIETIHALQTARAAGATTVGITNFPDSPLAEHCDFVLTTQARENRYRSGAMSSRIAQLALVDILFVRIAQSMYDDMSESLRLTYEAVQRHRLPSPHDD comes from the coding sequence GTGTCGCCTAACGCCCTGCTCACCCTGCGCCAGGCGCTGCCCGGGCTCAGCGCCACCGAGACCCGCATCGCCCAGGCCGTGATCGAGAGCCCCGCGCTCGTGGTGAACCGCACCATCACGCAGCTCGCCACCGACTGCGGCACGTCGCCGGGCACCGTGGCGCGCTTCTGCCAGAAGCTCGGCTTCTCCGGCTACCGCGAATTCCGCATCGCCGTGGCAGCGGATGCCAGCCGGGAGCAGGCACAACGCGACCGATTCGAGGTGGCCGACGGCGAGATCAACCGCACAGACAGCGCCGAAGAGGTGGTGGCCAAGATCGCCTACCAGGAGGTGCTCGCCATCGAGGAGACCGCGAAGGCTCTCGACCTGGCGACCCTCGACCTGGTGTCGGCGGCGATCGCCGCCTCCGGCCGCATCGACGTGTACGGCTTCGGTTCGAGCGGCCTCACCGCGCAGGACCTGCAGCAGAAGCTGTACCGCATCGGTCTCGCGGCCACCTGCTTCTCGGACATGCACCTCGCACTGTCGTCGGCCGCGCTGCAGCGGCCCGGTGGAGTGGCCGTGGGCATCTCGCACTCGGGCCTCACGATCGAGACCATCCACGCCCTGCAGACCGCCAGGGCGGCCGGCGCCACGACGGTGGGCATCACCAACTTCCCGGATTCTCCGCTCGCCGAACACTGCGACTTCGTGCTCACCACCCAGGCCAGGGAAAACCGCTACCGGTCCGGGGCCATGTCGAGCCGCATCGCGCAGCTCGCCCTCGTGGACATCCTGTTCGTGCGCATCGCGCAGTCGATGTACGACGACATGTCCGAGTCGCTGCGGCTCACCTACGAGGCCGTGCAGCGCCATCGGCTGCCATCGCCGCACGACGACTGA
- a CDS encoding DeoR/GlpR family DNA-binding transcription regulator encodes MNRADRLTAVLDLLAESGQLEVDDIIEKLGVSAATARRDLDALASRQLLTRTRGGAIGQAVAYDLPVRYKNEARGPEKRRIAAASSALVTRGDVVGLCGGTTSTAIASALGARADIMQAAPHPNLTVVTNAINIAAQLAMRPQIKTVVTGGVVHSRSYELVGPYVNEVLMQVTLDLAFIGVTGIDPLMGATVHDEREAAINSLMARRATRAMLVADSSKIGQTAFASLGDLAQFDALITDEGITTEQVAAFAAAGLDVIVA; translated from the coding sequence ATGAATCGCGCCGACCGCCTCACGGCAGTGCTCGACCTGCTCGCCGAATCCGGCCAGCTCGAGGTCGACGACATCATCGAGAAGCTCGGCGTCTCGGCGGCGACGGCGCGCCGTGATCTCGACGCCCTCGCCAGCCGGCAGCTACTCACGCGAACGCGCGGCGGGGCGATCGGGCAGGCCGTGGCGTACGACCTGCCGGTGCGCTACAAGAACGAGGCCCGCGGACCGGAGAAACGCCGCATCGCGGCAGCGTCGAGCGCGCTCGTGACCCGCGGCGACGTGGTGGGGCTCTGCGGCGGCACCACGAGCACGGCCATCGCGAGCGCCCTCGGCGCCCGTGCCGACATCATGCAGGCCGCCCCGCACCCCAACCTCACCGTGGTGACGAACGCCATCAACATCGCCGCCCAGCTCGCCATGCGCCCGCAGATCAAGACCGTCGTCACGGGCGGCGTCGTGCACTCCAGGTCGTACGAGCTCGTCGGCCCCTACGTGAACGAGGTGCTCATGCAGGTGACCCTCGACCTCGCGTTTATCGGCGTCACCGGGATCGACCCGCTGATGGGCGCCACAGTTCACGACGAGCGGGAGGCAGCCATCAACTCGCTGATGGCCCGCCGAGCCACTCGGGCCATGCTCGTGGCCGACTCGAGCAAGATCGGCCAGACCGCATTCGCGAGCCTCGGCGATCTGGCCCAGTTCGATGCGCTCATCACGGACGAGGGCATCACCACCGAGCAGGTGGCCGCGTTCGCCGCCGCCGGCCTCGACGTGATCGTGGCATGA
- the nagA gene encoding N-acetylglucosamine-6-phosphate deacetylase, whose product MSLPARALIHSARLVSGGTLTPEAWVTFENGAVAAVGTGSSWRALGIDEVQTTDAAGRLLTPGFIDIHCHGAGGAAFDDGTEAIRTALAVHHRHGTTRAVLSLVTAGQADLEGRLAVVSAEAERNPLVLGAHLEGPFLDATFRGAHDPALLRSPDPEGVERLLAVGRGQIRQVTLAPELPGAADALARFVAAGVSVAVGHSAADYDTARAAFDAGATILTHAFNGMKGIHHRAPGPVAAAMDSPGVTLEVINDGVHVHPSVVRLAFAGSPGRIALVTDAMAATGASDGCYVLGSLAVQVTDGVARLVDGGAIAGSTLTLDAALRNAVAAGVALPDAVTALTETPARAIGRGHDLGRLSVGYAADAVLLGPDLTVDAVFAAGRPLPRSPSTALPEA is encoded by the coding sequence ATGAGCCTCCCGGCCCGCGCGCTCATCCACTCGGCACGGCTCGTCTCCGGCGGCACGCTGACACCCGAGGCCTGGGTCACCTTCGAGAACGGCGCCGTGGCCGCGGTGGGCACTGGATCGTCCTGGCGCGCGCTCGGCATCGACGAGGTTCAGACAACGGATGCCGCGGGTCGGCTGCTCACCCCCGGCTTTATCGACATCCACTGCCACGGCGCGGGCGGTGCCGCGTTCGACGACGGCACCGAGGCCATCCGGACCGCACTCGCCGTGCACCACCGGCACGGCACCACCCGCGCGGTGCTCTCGCTCGTGACCGCGGGCCAGGCCGATCTCGAGGGCCGGCTCGCCGTGGTCTCGGCGGAGGCGGAGCGCAACCCGCTCGTGCTCGGCGCCCACCTCGAGGGCCCCTTCCTCGACGCCACCTTCCGCGGCGCCCACGACCCGGCGCTGCTGCGCTCGCCCGATCCGGAGGGCGTCGAGCGGCTGCTCGCGGTGGGGCGCGGCCAGATCCGGCAGGTGACGCTCGCCCCCGAGCTGCCGGGCGCCGCCGACGCGCTCGCCCGCTTCGTGGCCGCCGGGGTGAGCGTGGCGGTCGGCCACAGCGCCGCCGACTACGACACCGCACGTGCCGCCTTCGATGCCGGCGCCACCATTCTCACCCATGCCTTCAACGGCATGAAGGGCATCCACCACCGGGCTCCCGGGCCGGTAGCCGCTGCGATGGACTCCCCCGGCGTCACGCTCGAGGTGATCAACGACGGCGTGCACGTGCACCCGTCCGTCGTGAGGCTCGCCTTCGCCGGTTCACCCGGCCGCATCGCCCTCGTGACCGACGCGATGGCCGCCACCGGCGCATCCGATGGCTGCTACGTGCTCGGGTCCCTCGCCGTGCAGGTGACCGACGGGGTGGCCCGGCTCGTGGACGGCGGGGCGATCGCCGGCTCGACCCTCACCCTCGACGCGGCCCTGCGGAATGCTGTCGCCGCCGGCGTCGCCCTGCCGGATGCCGTGACCGCCCTCACCGAGACCCCCGCGCGAGCGATCGGCCGCGGCCACGACCTCGGCCGGCTCTCCGTGGGTTACGCCGCCGACGCCGTGCTGCTCGGCCCCGACCTCACTGTCGACGCCGTCTTCGCCGCCGGGCGCCCGCTGCCCCGCTCGCCCTCCACCGCACTCCCCGAGGCATAA
- a CDS encoding IclR family transcriptional regulator: MTETAPKADTTTRTAERALTLLSVVCEKGSVTLGEAAKAADLSASTALRLLRTLESTNFVRRDDDGSYRPGATVVQLGVLALSQESLVALCRDPMTRIVEQTGESAYLSVPAPGRQGLYIAIVEGTHSVRHANWVGRKFPVESSASGSALQGEVGDHGYCVVSDGVERDVTAIATPIRVGERIVGALSVVVPSYRITPQNIDSIGRLLLIETHSLYN; the protein is encoded by the coding sequence ATGACCGAAACCGCACCCAAAGCGGACACCACCACCCGCACGGCCGAGCGGGCCCTCACGCTGCTGAGCGTGGTGTGCGAAAAGGGATCGGTGACGCTCGGCGAGGCGGCCAAGGCGGCCGATCTCTCGGCGAGCACGGCGCTGCGGTTGCTGCGCACCCTCGAGTCCACGAACTTCGTGCGCCGAGACGACGACGGCAGCTACCGCCCCGGGGCCACCGTCGTGCAGCTCGGCGTGCTCGCACTCAGCCAGGAATCCCTCGTGGCGCTGTGCCGCGACCCGATGACCCGCATCGTGGAGCAGACCGGCGAGTCGGCCTACCTCAGCGTTCCGGCGCCGGGGCGGCAGGGGCTCTACATCGCCATCGTGGAGGGCACCCACTCGGTGCGCCACGCCAACTGGGTGGGCCGCAAGTTTCCCGTGGAATCCAGCGCCTCCGGCTCCGCACTGCAGGGCGAGGTCGGCGACCACGGCTACTGCGTGGTGAGCGACGGCGTGGAACGCGACGTCACCGCGATCGCCACGCCCATTCGCGTGGGCGAACGCATCGTCGGGGCGCTCAGCGTGGTGGTGCCGAGCTACCGCATCACCCCGCAGAACATCGACAGCATCGGCCGCCTGCTGCTCATCGAAACCCATTCCCTCTACAACTGA
- the hutU gene encoding urocanate hydratase, with protein sequence MTDSTTTTTTTTHTAHTTRPVRAARGTTLTAKSWQTEGPLRMLMNNLDPEVAERPDDLVVYGGTGKAARTWECYDAIVRTLETLEKDETLLVQSGKPVGVFRTHEWAPRVLIANSNLVGDWATWPEFRRLEQLGLTMYGQMTAGSWIYIGTQGILQGTYETFAAVAEKRFEGTLAGTLTLTGGAGGMGGAQPLAVTMNDGVMLIVDVDPSRLQRRVDHGYLDEMTDDLDDAIARVLAAKAERRPLSVGLVGNAATVFAELLERKVPIDVVTDQTSAHDPLSYLPEGIRLEDWHTEAAAHPEEFTLRARASMAKQVEAMVRFQDAGAEVFDYGNSIRAEAQLGGYERAFDFPGFVPAYIRPLFEEGKGPFRWVALSGDPADIAATDKAIVELFPEDEHLRRWITKAQDKVHFEGLPARICWLGYQERHLAGLKFNEMVASGELSAPIVIGRDHLDSGSVASPYRETEGMKDGSDAIADWPLLNALLNTSSGATWVSIHHGGGVGIGRSIHSGQVIVADGTPLAAEKIARVLTNDPGTGVMRHVDAGYEHAADVARERGLRVPMWEAE encoded by the coding sequence ATGACGGATTCCACCACCACCACCACCACCACCACCCACACCGCCCACACCACCCGGCCGGTGCGCGCCGCCCGCGGCACCACCCTCACCGCGAAGAGCTGGCAGACCGAGGGGCCGCTGCGCATGCTCATGAACAACCTCGACCCTGAGGTCGCCGAGCGCCCCGACGACCTCGTGGTCTACGGCGGCACGGGCAAGGCCGCCCGCACCTGGGAATGCTACGACGCCATCGTGCGCACCCTCGAGACGCTCGAGAAAGACGAGACTCTGCTCGTGCAGTCCGGCAAGCCCGTTGGCGTCTTCCGCACCCACGAGTGGGCGCCCCGCGTGCTGATCGCCAACTCCAACCTTGTGGGCGACTGGGCCACCTGGCCCGAGTTCCGCCGCCTGGAGCAGCTCGGCCTCACGATGTACGGCCAGATGACCGCCGGATCCTGGATCTACATCGGCACCCAGGGCATCCTGCAGGGAACCTACGAAACCTTCGCCGCCGTGGCCGAGAAGAGGTTCGAAGGCACCCTCGCCGGCACCCTCACCCTCACCGGCGGCGCGGGCGGCATGGGCGGCGCGCAGCCGCTCGCCGTCACCATGAACGACGGCGTCATGCTCATCGTCGACGTGGACCCCTCCCGCCTGCAGCGCCGCGTGGACCACGGCTACCTCGACGAGATGACCGATGACCTCGACGACGCGATCGCCCGCGTTCTCGCCGCGAAGGCCGAGCGTCGACCGCTTTCGGTGGGCCTCGTGGGCAACGCCGCCACGGTGTTCGCCGAGCTGCTCGAGCGGAAGGTGCCGATCGATGTGGTGACCGACCAGACCAGCGCGCACGATCCGCTGTCGTACCTGCCCGAAGGCATCCGCTTGGAGGACTGGCACACCGAGGCCGCCGCGCACCCCGAGGAGTTCACGCTGCGGGCGCGGGCGTCGATGGCCAAGCAGGTCGAGGCGATGGTGCGCTTCCAAGACGCCGGAGCCGAGGTGTTCGACTACGGCAACTCGATTCGCGCGGAGGCCCAGCTTGGCGGCTACGAGCGCGCGTTCGACTTTCCAGGCTTCGTGCCGGCCTACATTCGCCCGTTGTTCGAGGAGGGCAAGGGACCGTTCCGCTGGGTGGCGCTCTCGGGCGACCCGGCCGACATCGCGGCCACCGACAAGGCCATCGTGGAGCTGTTCCCCGAAGACGAGCATCTGCGCCGCTGGATCACCAAGGCTCAAGACAAGGTGCACTTCGAGGGCCTGCCGGCTCGCATTTGCTGGCTCGGCTACCAGGAACGCCACCTCGCGGGCCTCAAATTCAACGAGATGGTGGCATCGGGCGAGCTCAGCGCGCCGATCGTGATCGGCCGCGACCACCTCGACTCCGGTTCGGTCGCCTCGCCGTACCGCGAGACAGAGGGCATGAAGGACGGCTCCGACGCGATCGCCGACTGGCCGCTGCTCAACGCGCTGCTGAACACGTCGTCCGGGGCCACCTGGGTGTCGATCCACCACGGCGGCGGCGTGGGAATCGGCCGCAGCATCCACTCGGGCCAGGTGATCGTGGCCGACGGCACCCCGCTCGCCGCCGAGAAGATCGCGCGCGTGCTCACGAACGACCCCGGCACCGGCGTGATGCGCCACGTGGACGCCGGCTACGAGCACGCGGCAGACGTGGCCCGCGAGCGCGGCCTGCGCGTGCCCATGTGGGAAGCCGAATGA
- a CDS encoding allantoate amidohydrolase: MSAGQADAASQAAPAAGAVSLAHGLLAGLDEIAEVGRDAARGGYSRHLWQGADLELREWFTARATSLGLDVETDRNGNLWAWWGLPGTDAVVTGSHLDSVPGGGAYDGPLGVVSALDAVARLKTTGFVPTRPFAVLVFAEEEGSRFGVACLGSRLISGAIDADAARALTDRDGVTLAEASVRAGLDPARLGADPAALSRVGLFIELHVEQGRGLIDLGSPVAVASSILAHGRWRLSFSGQGNHAGATTMGARRDPMVAAARAIVAVQDAAVAQPGSRATVGRFEVIPGGTNVIASTVHAWLDARAETDAETRALVAEITARTAAEAAHNGCSATVTEESWAPRVAFDPALRERFALALGDVPRLSSGAGHDAGVLASRVPSAMLFVRNPTGISHAPEEFAEPGDCVAGVEALEQLLRNVL, translated from the coding sequence ATGAGCGCCGGGCAAGCGGATGCCGCGAGCCAGGCCGCGCCGGCCGCGGGCGCTGTGAGTCTCGCCCACGGGCTACTCGCCGGCCTCGACGAGATCGCCGAGGTGGGCCGCGACGCGGCGCGCGGCGGCTACTCCCGGCATCTCTGGCAGGGCGCCGACCTCGAGCTACGCGAGTGGTTCACCGCGCGCGCCACCAGCCTCGGCCTCGACGTGGAGACCGACCGCAACGGCAACCTCTGGGCCTGGTGGGGCCTGCCCGGAACGGATGCCGTGGTGACGGGCAGCCACCTCGACTCGGTACCGGGGGGTGGCGCCTACGACGGCCCGCTCGGCGTGGTCTCCGCGCTCGACGCCGTCGCCCGGCTGAAGACGACAGGGTTCGTCCCCACCCGCCCGTTCGCGGTGCTCGTGTTCGCCGAGGAGGAGGGCTCCCGCTTCGGCGTGGCCTGCCTCGGGTCGAGACTGATCAGCGGCGCCATCGACGCCGACGCCGCGCGCGCACTCACCGACCGTGACGGGGTGACGCTGGCCGAGGCATCCGTTCGGGCGGGACTCGACCCGGCGCGCCTCGGCGCCGACCCCGCCGCGCTCAGCCGCGTTGGCCTGTTCATCGAGCTGCACGTGGAGCAGGGGCGCGGCCTGATCGACCTCGGGTCGCCCGTGGCCGTGGCCTCGTCGATCCTCGCCCACGGACGCTGGCGGCTGAGCTTCTCCGGCCAGGGCAACCACGCCGGCGCCACCACCATGGGCGCCAGGCGCGACCCGATGGTCGCCGCGGCGCGCGCCATCGTGGCCGTGCAGGACGCCGCCGTGGCCCAGCCCGGCAGCCGCGCCACCGTGGGCCGGTTCGAGGTGATTCCCGGCGGCACGAACGTGATCGCAAGCACCGTGCACGCCTGGCTCGACGCCCGCGCCGAGACCGACGCCGAGACCCGCGCGCTCGTGGCCGAGATCACCGCGCGCACTGCGGCCGAGGCTGCCCACAACGGATGCTCCGCTACGGTCACCGAGGAATCCTGGGCCCCGCGAGTGGCCTTCGACCCGGCGTTGCGCGAACGGTTCGCGCTCGCCCTCGGCGACGTGCCGCGCCTGTCGAGCGGGGCCGGCCACGATGCCGGCGTGCTCGCGAGCCGGGTTCCCAGCGCGATGCTGTTCGTGCGCAACCCCACCGGCATCAGCCACGCCCCCGAGGAATTCGCCGAGCCGGGCGACTGCGTGGCCGGGGTTGAGGCCCTCGAGCAGCTGCTGCGGAACGTGCTGTGA
- a CDS encoding formimidoylglutamate deiminase encodes MTGASGTTGPNASYWCETLVIDGVPVAGVRLEVEAGRLARVLRGCLPEPFDVQLGTVLPGFANAHSHAFHRALRGHTHADGGDFWRWRERMYGVAGRLDPDTYFDLARAVFAEMLVSGFTAVGEFHYVHHRGDGSAYDPPHAMELALVAAAREVGMRLVLLDTAYLQGGIGRGLGPEQLAFGDGSATGWLARWHGLRHRLGAAPDGDVLPPASACGDGLVTLGAALHSVRAVSPEAMREILDGVPSHIPLHVHLSEQPQENADCVAAFGLTPTAVLHSLGALAPRLSVVHATHLTDADRALLGAAAVTVVMCPTTEADLGDGIGPARELADAGAPIALGSDQNAVIDPFLEMRALEMGERLASGTRGRFTPAELLAAASAQGYASLGLGGSALHPGDPCDLVEVATASIRSVGSSAGQLPLTATASDVLRVIVAGRIVADGGRLVGTDGTAARPEAMMAAALARLDLPGGTR; translated from the coding sequence GTGACCGGGGCGTCGGGGACGACCGGCCCGAACGCCTCGTACTGGTGCGAGACTCTCGTGATCGACGGGGTTCCCGTGGCCGGTGTGCGGCTTGAGGTGGAGGCCGGCCGGCTCGCGCGGGTGTTGCGCGGGTGCCTCCCGGAACCGTTCGACGTGCAGCTCGGCACCGTGCTTCCAGGCTTCGCCAACGCGCACTCGCACGCCTTTCACCGGGCGCTTCGCGGCCACACCCACGCCGACGGCGGGGACTTCTGGCGCTGGCGGGAGCGCATGTACGGCGTGGCCGGGCGGCTCGACCCCGACACGTACTTCGACCTGGCCCGCGCGGTCTTCGCCGAGATGCTCGTGAGCGGTTTCACCGCGGTCGGCGAGTTCCACTACGTGCACCATCGCGGCGACGGTTCCGCGTACGATCCGCCGCACGCCATGGAACTCGCGCTGGTGGCGGCGGCGCGCGAGGTGGGCATGCGCTTGGTGCTGCTCGACACTGCCTACCTGCAGGGCGGGATCGGACGGGGCCTGGGCCCCGAACAGCTCGCGTTCGGCGACGGCTCGGCCACGGGCTGGCTCGCGCGCTGGCACGGGCTGCGCCACCGGCTCGGTGCCGCTCCCGACGGTGACGTCCTGCCGCCCGCCTCGGCGTGCGGCGACGGGCTGGTCACCCTCGGGGCGGCGCTGCACTCGGTGCGGGCAGTGTCCCCCGAGGCGATGCGCGAGATTCTCGACGGAGTGCCCTCCCACATCCCCCTGCACGTGCATCTGTCGGAGCAGCCGCAGGAGAACGCGGACTGCGTGGCGGCGTTCGGGCTCACGCCCACCGCCGTGCTGCACTCGCTCGGCGCCCTTGCCCCGCGGCTGAGCGTCGTGCATGCCACTCACCTCACCGATGCCGACAGGGCGCTGCTCGGCGCGGCCGCGGTCACGGTGGTGATGTGCCCCACGACAGAGGCAGACCTCGGAGACGGCATCGGCCCGGCCCGCGAACTCGCCGATGCCGGCGCCCCCATCGCGCTCGGTTCCGACCAGAACGCCGTGATCGACCCGTTCCTCGAGATGCGCGCACTCGAGATGGGCGAACGACTGGCGTCCGGAACACGTGGGCGCTTCACGCCCGCCGAGCTGCTCGCGGCCGCCTCCGCGCAGGGTTATGCCTCGCTCGGCCTGGGCGGCTCGGCGCTGCACCCGGGGGACCCGTGCGACCTAGTGGAGGTGGCGACCGCCAGCATCCGTAGCGTCGGTTCGAGCGCCGGCCAGCTGCCGCTCACCGCGACGGCCTCCGACGTGCTGCGGGTGATCGTGGCCGGCCGGATCGTGGCCGACGGCGGCCGGCTCGTGGGCACCGACGGCACCGCCGCGCGCCCCGAAGCCATGATGGCCGCCGCCCTCGCCCGACTCGACCTGCCGGGAGGCACTCGATGA
- the hutI gene encoding imidazolonepropionase, protein MTTELVTNIGELTTQNDDRNRLHNAALVIGDGRVLWIGLAAEAPAADTKTDAGGRAALPGWVDTHSHVVFAGDRSAEFEARMAGQAYAAGGINVTVEATRAATEEQLAATAQGLRDEAEAQGTTFLETKTGYGLDLASEVRSARAAASVADVVTYLGAHIVPAGVDRRDYLDLVTGPMLEAVRPYVHFIDAFCEAGAFDVEETREVLLAGRAAGLGLRVHGNQLGFSGGVRLATELGCLSVDHCNHLEPADVDALAGCGTVATLLPACDLSTRQPFPPARRLLDAGASIALASNCNPGSSYTTSMPFCVATAVLQMGLTLDEAVWAATRGAAKAVGREHGADAVGSLHVGGLADLQLLNAPTVAHLAYRPGVPLTHAVWRRGIRRWAPAA, encoded by the coding sequence ATGACCACCGAACTCGTGACCAACATCGGCGAGCTCACCACGCAGAACGACGACCGCAACCGCTTGCACAACGCGGCCCTCGTGATCGGCGACGGACGCGTGCTCTGGATCGGCCTCGCCGCCGAGGCCCCGGCCGCCGACACGAAAACGGATGCCGGTGGCCGCGCCGCCCTGCCCGGCTGGGTGGACACGCACAGTCACGTGGTTTTCGCGGGCGATCGCTCGGCGGAATTCGAGGCGCGCATGGCCGGCCAGGCGTATGCCGCCGGCGGCATCAATGTGACCGTCGAGGCGACGCGCGCGGCCACCGAGGAGCAACTCGCGGCGACCGCGCAGGGCTTACGTGACGAGGCCGAGGCCCAGGGCACCACCTTCCTCGAGACCAAGACCGGCTACGGTCTCGATCTGGCGAGCGAGGTGCGTAGTGCTCGCGCCGCCGCATCCGTTGCCGATGTGGTGACCTACCTCGGCGCGCACATCGTGCCGGCGGGGGTGGACCGCCGCGACTACCTCGACCTCGTGACAGGCCCGATGCTCGAGGCGGTGCGGCCGTATGTGCACTTTATCGACGCCTTCTGCGAGGCGGGGGCCTTCGACGTGGAGGAGACCCGCGAGGTGCTGCTCGCCGGGCGCGCGGCGGGCCTCGGCCTGCGCGTGCACGGCAACCAGCTCGGCTTCAGCGGCGGCGTGCGGCTCGCGACGGAACTCGGCTGCCTCAGCGTGGACCACTGCAACCACCTGGAACCTGCGGACGTGGATGCCCTAGCCGGGTGCGGCACTGTGGCCACGCTGCTGCCGGCCTGCGATCTGTCCACCCGGCAGCCGTTCCCGCCGGCGCGGCGGCTGCTCGACGCGGGGGCGTCGATCGCGCTCGCGTCCAACTGCAACCCGGGGAGTTCGTACACCACGTCGATGCCGTTCTGCGTGGCCACGGCGGTGCTCCAGATGGGCCTCACCCTCGACGAAGCGGTGTGGGCCGCCACCCGAGGAGCGGCGAAGGCGGTGGGCCGGGAACACGGAGCGGATGCCGTGGGCTCACTCCACGTGGGCGGCCTCGCCGACCTGCAGCTACTGAACGCACCCACGGTGGCGCACCTCGCGTACCGCCCCGGGGTGCCGCTCACGCACGCGGTCTGGCGCCGCGGTATCCGTCGCTGGGCCCCGGCCGCGTAG